A stretch of Bombina bombina isolate aBomBom1 chromosome 2, aBomBom1.pri, whole genome shotgun sequence DNA encodes these proteins:
- the LOC128647088 gene encoding olfactory receptor 6N1-like — METEKNLTTVSEFIILGFPSLQKLYPVLFLVFLIIYLFTVTGNILIFVTVGLNYNLHIPMFYLLNHLSAMEVCYTSIIVPKMLSNFVSQNRRISFNGCMIQLYLFSSLSASECYLLTVMAYDRFLAICKPLHYSSKMTNTTSMQLACSSWLGGFICPILPVALISQLEFCGPNQINYFYCDAQPLLRLACSNTHVTETAITILATGLIFTSFLLTVISYIFIISTILRIPSATGRKKSFSTCGSHLTVVIIYYGTIVCMYIQPMSRFSLDINKVLSLLYTVVTPVLNPIIYSLRNKEIKESFGKLTKRILKIENSLNKEN, encoded by the coding sequence ATGGAAACAGAGAAAAATCTAACAACTGTCTCGGAATTTATCATTTTGGGTTTCCCAAGCCTTCAGAAACTTTACCCTGTTCTGTTCCTGGTTTTCCTCATTATCTACCTGTTTACTGTCACAGgcaatattttaatttttgtgACTGTTGGACTGAACTACAACTTGCACATTCCTATGTTTTATTTACTAAACCACCTTTCGGCTATGGAAGTCTGTTACACCTCAATCATAGTACCCAAAATGCTGTCTAACTTTGTGTCACAAAACAGAAGAATCTCATTTAATGGCTGCATGATCCAGCTCTACCTCTTCAGTTCATTATCAGCCTCTGAGTGTTATCTCCTCACAGTCATGGCTTATGATCGTTTCTTAGCTATTTGCAAACCTCTGCATTATTCATCAAAGATGACCAACACCACTTCAATGCAGCTTGCCTGTAGCTCATGGTTAGGTGGTTTCATTTGCCCAATTCTTCCTGTAGCTCTGATATCACAGCTAGAGTTTTGTGGTCCTAACCAAATAAACTACTTCTACTGTGATGCTCAACCTCTCCTCCGACTCGCCTGTAGTAATACGCATGTTACAGAGACAGCCATCACTATTTTGGCTACAGGCCTCATCTTCACCTCCTTCCTCCTCACCGTCATCTcatatattttcatcatatcaactATTTTAAGAATCCCCTCAGCCACTGGGAGAAAAAAATCCTTCTCTACCTGTGGTTCACATCTGACAGTGGTTATTATCTATTATGGCACCATTGTCTGTATGTACATTCAGCCAATGTCCAGATTCTCACTTGACATCAACAAAGTACTTTCTTTATTGTACACGGTGGTGACACCTGTGTTAAATCCAATCATTTACAGCTTAAGGAATAAAGAGATAAAAGAATCTTTTGGAAAACTTACTAAGAGAATATTGAAAATTGAGAATAgcttaaataaagaaaattaa